A window from Sphingobacterium hotanense encodes these proteins:
- the rseP gene encoding RIP metalloprotease RseP, with protein MGIIIMVLQVLLGLSLLIILHELGHFLAARAFGIKVEKFYLFFDAWGVKLFKFNYKGCEYGVGWLPLGGYVKIAGMIDESMDTEQMKGEPQPWEFRSKPAWQRLIVMLGGIIVNVIVGIVVFWMLTFSYGTTDLNTKQLYGVKPGIIGQKVGLQEGDKILAVNGKETNLFYGDIMASEVLMGDAELTVERAGQEIKIKMPADILNDVSEHKKNEFVEPMFKMLPVTKIEKDSRADKMGLAVGDSIVSINKIPVVQLDEFKNQIEANKGKDIVLGVLRNGAPIELKAAADTSAILGFANLPLVQHQYGFIESLPIGAAKAFSVITDNIKGFGKIFKGEVRADKALSGPVGIATMFGTEVDWVRFWGLVGMLSMALAFMNILPIPALDGGHVIFLLIEMIQGKPLSEKFLERAQMVGFFILVALMIFVFGNDIFKLTK; from the coding sequence ATGGGAATTATCATCATGGTATTACAGGTTCTACTGGGCCTGTCATTATTAATCATATTACACGAGTTAGGACACTTCCTTGCTGCTCGTGCTTTTGGTATTAAAGTAGAAAAGTTTTACTTGTTTTTTGACGCCTGGGGCGTAAAGTTATTCAAGTTCAATTATAAAGGATGTGAGTATGGTGTGGGTTGGTTGCCACTCGGTGGTTATGTGAAGATTGCAGGTATGATCGATGAATCGATGGATACTGAGCAAATGAAAGGGGAACCACAACCGTGGGAATTCCGTTCCAAACCAGCTTGGCAACGCCTTATCGTAATGCTAGGTGGTATTATCGTCAATGTAATTGTCGGTATTGTGGTGTTCTGGATGCTAACCTTTAGCTACGGAACTACAGATCTGAATACGAAGCAGCTGTACGGTGTTAAACCCGGTATTATCGGGCAGAAAGTAGGTCTTCAGGAAGGTGATAAAATCCTTGCTGTAAATGGCAAAGAAACCAATTTGTTCTATGGCGATATCATGGCATCCGAAGTCTTAATGGGCGATGCAGAGCTGACCGTTGAGCGTGCAGGGCAGGAGATCAAGATCAAAATGCCTGCAGATATCTTAAATGACGTTTCAGAACACAAGAAAAACGAGTTCGTAGAACCGATGTTTAAGATGCTTCCTGTAACGAAAATTGAGAAAGATTCTCGCGCCGATAAGATGGGATTAGCAGTAGGGGATAGTATCGTATCGATTAATAAAATACCGGTTGTTCAACTGGATGAGTTTAAAAACCAAATCGAAGCTAATAAGGGCAAAGACATTGTATTGGGTGTCCTCCGTAATGGCGCTCCAATAGAATTGAAAGCAGCAGCTGACACATCAGCGATATTAGGATTCGCGAACTTACCATTAGTACAACATCAGTATGGTTTTATCGAATCATTACCAATCGGTGCTGCGAAAGCATTCTCTGTGATTACCGATAATATTAAAGGTTTCGGGAAGATCTTCAAAGGCGAAGTGCGTGCTGATAAAGCATTATCGGGTCCAGTAGGTATAGCAACCATGTTCGGTACAGAGGTAGACTGGGTTCGCTTCTGGGGACTTGTAGGTATGCTATCAATGGCTTTAGCTTTCATGAACATCCTCCCAATCCCAGCATTAGACGGTGGACACGTCATCTTCCTATTAATCGAAATGATTCAAGGAAAGCCACTCAGCGAGAAATTCCTTGAAAGAGCACAGATGGTCGGCTTTTTTATCCTCGTAGCCCTCATGATATTTGTCTTCGGAAACGATATATTTAAATTAACTAAATAG
- the carA gene encoding glutamine-hydrolyzing carbamoyl-phosphate synthase small subunit, translating to MTNYSKLPAILVLEDGTVFHGKAAGKIGTTTGEICFNTGTTGYQEIFTDPSYYAQIMVTTNAHIGNYGIDEEDAESNKIQIAGLVCKNYNINYSRKMADESIQNYFQDGNLVGISDIDTRSLVRHIRSKGAMNAIISSENLDEESLKAELAKVPSMDGLELSSKVSTTEPYFYGEESAPTRIAVLDLGIKKNILRNFDSRQVYAKVFPAKTTFAEMEEWNPDGYFISNGPGDPAAMDYAIQTVKDILAADKPMFGICLGHQILALANDIRTSKMHNGHRGINHPVKNIIANKCEITSQNHGFGVVAEDIKNSDKVEITHINLNDNSIEGIRVKGKKAFSVQYHPESSPGPHDSRYLFDDFVAMIKA from the coding sequence ATGACCAACTACAGCAAATTGCCAGCAATTTTAGTCCTTGAGGATGGAACTGTTTTTCATGGAAAAGCAGCAGGTAAAATTGGTACCACGACGGGAGAGATCTGTTTCAATACCGGAACGACGGGTTACCAAGAAATCTTTACCGATCCTTCGTACTATGCGCAAATTATGGTTACCACCAATGCACATATTGGAAACTACGGTATCGACGAAGAGGATGCGGAATCGAATAAGATTCAGATTGCAGGTTTAGTTTGTAAGAATTACAATATCAACTATAGCCGCAAGATGGCGGATGAGTCCATCCAAAATTATTTCCAAGACGGCAACTTAGTAGGTATCTCGGATATTGACACTCGCTCATTGGTACGCCATATCCGTAGCAAAGGTGCGATGAACGCTATTATCTCTTCTGAGAATCTTGATGAGGAGTCTTTAAAAGCAGAATTAGCAAAGGTTCCTTCGATGGACGGCTTAGAGCTATCTTCGAAAGTATCGACAACAGAACCTTATTTCTACGGCGAAGAGTCTGCTCCAACGCGTATTGCTGTGTTAGACCTAGGTATCAAGAAGAATATCTTACGCAACTTTGATTCTCGTCAGGTTTATGCAAAGGTATTCCCTGCGAAAACGACATTTGCGGAGATGGAAGAATGGAATCCTGATGGTTACTTCATCTCGAATGGTCCTGGCGATCCGGCAGCGATGGACTACGCAATCCAAACGGTTAAAGATATCTTAGCAGCAGATAAGCCGATGTTCGGTATTTGTTTAGGGCATCAAATCCTTGCATTAGCAAATGACATCCGTACGAGCAAGATGCACAATGGTCACCGCGGTATCAACCATCCGGTAAAAAATATCATAGCTAACAAATGCGAAATCACTTCACAGAATCATGGTTTCGGTGTAGTAGCAGAAGATATCAAAAACTCAGACAAAGTAGAAATTACACACATCAACTTAAACGACAATTCGATCGAAGGTATCCGTGTGAAGGGCAAGAAAGCATTCTCGGTTCAATATCACCCAGAATCATCTCCAGGTCCACACGATTCACGTTACTTATTCGATGACTTCGTTGCGATGATCAAAGCATAA
- the eno gene encoding phosphopyruvate hydratase, with translation MSLIIDVHARQILDSRGNPTIEVDVTTQNGFVGRAAVPSGASTGAHEAVELRDGDKKKYLGKGVLKAVENVNTKIAKALEGVDVFEQNAIDKIMIDLDGSENKGKLGANAILGVSLAAAKAAAQESRQPLYRYIGGVNANTLPLPMMNIVNGGAHSDAPIAFQEFMIMPVGAESFSEALRWGAEVFHNLKKILHDRNLSTAVGDEGGFAPTFEGTEDAIETILEAIKKAGYKPGKDICLALDCASTEFFVKGKYDYAKFEGKGGAVRTVEEQVAYLAELTEKYPIISIEDGMAEDDWKGWKLLTEKIGDRVQLVGDDLFVTNTKRLQQGIDTQTGNSILVKVNQIGSLTETINAVHLAQTNGYTSVMSHRSGETEDNTIADLAVALNCGQIKTGSISRSDRIAKYNQLLRIEEELGSNAKFIGKEFKYAPKK, from the coding sequence ATGAGCTTGATAATCGATGTACATGCGCGTCAGATTTTAGATTCGCGAGGAAACCCAACCATTGAGGTTGATGTAACGACACAGAATGGTTTTGTAGGCCGTGCAGCAGTTCCTTCTGGAGCTTCTACAGGAGCACACGAGGCAGTAGAATTACGTGACGGCGACAAAAAGAAATACCTAGGAAAAGGTGTTTTGAAAGCTGTTGAAAACGTGAATACTAAAATTGCAAAAGCATTAGAAGGTGTTGATGTATTCGAGCAAAATGCAATCGATAAGATCATGATCGATCTTGACGGTTCAGAGAACAAAGGAAAATTAGGAGCAAACGCAATCTTAGGTGTTTCTTTAGCAGCAGCTAAAGCAGCAGCACAAGAGAGCCGCCAGCCATTATACCGTTATATCGGTGGAGTAAATGCAAACACATTACCATTGCCGATGATGAACATCGTGAATGGTGGTGCGCACTCAGATGCTCCAATTGCTTTCCAAGAGTTCATGATTATGCCAGTAGGTGCTGAATCATTCTCAGAAGCTTTACGTTGGGGTGCTGAAGTATTCCATAACTTGAAGAAAATCCTTCACGACCGTAACTTATCTACAGCAGTAGGTGACGAAGGTGGATTCGCTCCAACTTTCGAAGGTACAGAGGATGCTATCGAAACGATCCTTGAGGCAATCAAAAAAGCAGGTTACAAACCAGGAAAAGACATCTGTCTAGCATTAGACTGTGCTTCAACGGAGTTCTTCGTAAAAGGAAAATACGATTACGCGAAGTTTGAAGGTAAAGGCGGTGCTGTTCGTACAGTAGAAGAGCAAGTAGCTTACTTGGCTGAATTAACTGAGAAATACCCGATCATCTCTATCGAAGATGGTATGGCAGAAGACGACTGGAAAGGTTGGAAATTATTAACAGAGAAAATTGGAGACCGCGTTCAATTAGTAGGTGATGATTTATTCGTTACGAACACTAAACGTCTTCAACAAGGTATCGACACCCAAACAGGAAACTCTATCCTAGTAAAAGTAAACCAAATCGGTTCATTAACGGAAACTATCAACGCGGTGCATTTAGCACAAACGAATGGTTATACTTCGGTAATGTCTCACCGTTCTGGAGAAACTGAAGATAATACAATCGCTGACTTAGCGGTAGCATTGAACTGTGGACAAATCAAAACAGGATCAATCTCTCGTTCAGACAGGATCGCAAAATACAACCAATTGCTTCGTATCGAAGAAGAATTGGGTAGCAATGCCAAATTCATTGGCAAGGAGTTTAAATACGCTCCTAAGAAGTAA
- a CDS encoding FtsB family cell division protein — MERFINTIRNKYLIAGVAFVVWMVFFDRYDFATQYSFQKEKTNLEVEKAYYTAEIENIENSIKDVQYNPSEIQRIAREKYKMKKDHEDVYIVTEVEPTEK; from the coding sequence ATGGAACGCTTTATCAATACTATTCGAAATAAATACCTTATCGCAGGGGTTGCCTTTGTCGTATGGATGGTATTCTTTGATCGGTACGATTTTGCAACGCAATATAGTTTCCAAAAGGAGAAAACAAACCTGGAGGTAGAGAAAGCCTATTATACGGCAGAGATTGAGAACATCGAAAACTCCATTAAAGATGTTCAATACAACCCGAGCGAAATACAAAGAATTGCGCGCGAGAAATATAAGATGAAGAAAGATCACGAAGATGTCTACATCGTTACAGAAGTAGAGCCGACAGAAAAATAA
- a CDS encoding FkbM family methyltransferase translates to MERNNALKRIEYWIKARLGKISFIDIEEKRDKQWYGNGYGGFYVDPSLVPENAIVYSFGIGEDISFDRDIISKHGAQVFGFDPTPKSINWIAKQQLPANFHFHPFGIGEKTGVFTFHLPKNQDHVSGSVYGHKLVDETNAVDVLLKEFTEIVQENGHTAIDVLKMDIEGSEYAVMEGILNSGIAIKQILVETHERFFTDGKAKGDLFFKQLYQKGYRIFAISDTYQEISLVKSK, encoded by the coding sequence ATGGAAAGAAATAATGCTTTAAAAAGAATTGAATATTGGATAAAAGCTAGATTAGGAAAAATATCCTTTATTGATATAGAAGAAAAAAGAGATAAACAATGGTACGGCAATGGCTATGGCGGATTTTATGTAGATCCGAGCTTGGTTCCGGAAAATGCCATTGTTTATTCTTTCGGTATTGGCGAAGACATTTCTTTCGACCGCGATATCATCAGTAAGCACGGAGCTCAAGTATTTGGCTTCGACCCTACCCCCAAATCCATCAACTGGATTGCCAAGCAACAGTTGCCGGCAAATTTTCATTTCCACCCCTTCGGCATTGGCGAAAAGACGGGAGTCTTCACTTTCCACCTTCCTAAAAATCAAGATCATGTTTCGGGCTCCGTATATGGCCACAAGCTCGTGGACGAAACGAACGCTGTAGATGTTCTTTTAAAAGAGTTTACGGAGATTGTTCAAGAGAATGGGCATACGGCTATCGATGTACTTAAAATGGATATAGAAGGCTCGGAATATGCGGTAATGGAAGGAATACTGAACAGTGGCATTGCGATCAAACAGATTCTGGTTGAAACGCATGAACGCTTTTTTACAGATGGCAAAGCAAAGGGCGATCTATTCTTTAAACAACTCTATCAAAAGGGATATCGCATCTTTGCGATATCCGATACTTATCAGGAAATTTCTTTAGTGAAATCTAAATAA
- a CDS encoding pyridoxal-phosphate dependent enzyme codes for MWYNNILETIGNTPLVKLNKVTKPLKGTILAKIETTNPGNSIKDRMALKMIEDAEQAGLLKPGGTIIEGTSGNTGMGLAMAAVVKGYRCIFTTTDKQSKEKIDALRAFGAEVIVCPTNVDPEDPRSYYSVSSRLEKEVPNAWKANQYDNLSNTQAHYEQTGPEIWEQTEGKITHLVVGVGTGGTISGTAKYLREKNPNIKVWGIDTYGSIFKKYKETGVFDKNEIYPYITEGIGEDFLPQNVNFDVIDLFEKVTDKDAALMTRELARKEGIFAGNSAGAAVAGLLQLGAELKDEDLVVVIFHDHGSRYMGKMYNEDWLRERGFLKDEKLTAKSILKKRANQEIITVDVKQSVLETFNVMKSLNISQIPLTQQGMVVGKVTEADILNALLDNPSLKSAEVETIASKPFPFVDLNMSIDKISTLIDKDTQAVLVEDELGRINIITQYDIINAISDI; via the coding sequence ATGTGGTACAACAACATCTTAGAAACCATTGGGAACACCCCTTTGGTTAAACTAAACAAAGTTACCAAACCCCTAAAAGGAACCATACTGGCAAAGATAGAGACGACCAACCCAGGGAACTCGATCAAAGACAGAATGGCTTTAAAAATGATTGAGGATGCCGAACAGGCAGGCCTATTAAAACCCGGAGGTACCATAATCGAGGGTACTTCGGGTAATACCGGGATGGGATTGGCCATGGCAGCCGTAGTAAAAGGCTATCGTTGCATATTTACCACGACCGACAAACAATCCAAAGAGAAGATCGATGCCCTGCGCGCTTTTGGTGCGGAGGTGATCGTATGTCCGACGAACGTCGATCCGGAGGATCCACGCTCCTACTATTCCGTTTCTAGTCGTTTAGAAAAAGAAGTGCCAAATGCGTGGAAGGCAAATCAGTATGATAACCTATCGAATACGCAGGCGCACTACGAACAAACCGGACCGGAGATTTGGGAGCAGACCGAAGGAAAGATTACGCACCTCGTCGTAGGTGTGGGAACCGGCGGTACAATCTCGGGTACTGCGAAATACCTTCGCGAGAAAAATCCCAACATTAAAGTATGGGGAATCGACACCTACGGTTCCATCTTTAAGAAATATAAGGAAACGGGTGTTTTCGATAAGAATGAGATCTATCCTTATATCACGGAGGGCATCGGTGAGGATTTCCTTCCTCAAAATGTCAACTTCGATGTGATCGACCTGTTCGAGAAAGTCACAGATAAGGACGCGGCCTTGATGACGAGAGAATTAGCACGTAAAGAAGGTATCTTTGCGGGCAACTCGGCGGGTGCAGCGGTGGCTGGCCTGTTACAATTGGGTGCTGAACTGAAAGACGAGGATCTGGTAGTCGTGATTTTCCATGACCATGGTTCGCGCTATATGGGCAAGATGTATAATGAGGATTGGCTTCGTGAGCGTGGCTTCCTGAAAGATGAGAAACTCACGGCTAAGTCAATTCTGAAGAAACGCGCCAATCAGGAAATCATTACTGTTGATGTTAAACAGTCGGTTCTGGAGACATTCAACGTCATGAAGTCTTTAAATATTTCTCAAATACCACTGACCCAACAGGGTATGGTCGTCGGCAAAGTGACGGAAGCCGATATCTTGAATGCGCTGTTGGATAATCCTTCGCTGAAGTCTGCTGAAGTAGAAACTATCGCGTCAAAGCCATTCCCATTTGTAGACTTAAATATGTCTATCGATAAGATTTCCACTTTGATTGACAAGGATACGCAAGCGGTATTGGTGGAAGATGAACTAGGCAGGATAAATATTATTACGCAATACGATATTATCAACGCTATCTCCGACATATAG
- a CDS encoding AMP nucleosidase → MTKKNVKEVDSPVKAGLKTKEDIVNNWLPRYTGRPLDEFGEYILLTNFSNYVKLFSQMHDDAPIMGEDKPMQSCTAEGITIINFGMGSPMAATIMDLLSAIAPKAVLFLGKTGGLKKKIGVGELILPIAAIRGEGTSNDYFPSEVPSLPAFALQKAISTTIRDHSRDYWTGTVYTTNRRVWEHDKNFKKYLKTIRAMAVDMETATIFSVGFANKIPTGALLLVSDQPMIPEGVKTEISDVSVTKSYVEQHLKIGIDALSQLINNGLTVKHLKF, encoded by the coding sequence ATGACAAAAAAGAATGTAAAGGAAGTAGATTCACCTGTAAAAGCAGGATTAAAAACAAAAGAGGATATCGTTAACAATTGGTTACCCCGATATACTGGCCGGCCGCTGGATGAGTTTGGCGAATATATCTTGTTGACAAATTTCTCGAATTATGTGAAGTTGTTCTCGCAAATGCACGACGACGCCCCTATTATGGGTGAAGACAAGCCGATGCAAAGTTGTACAGCAGAAGGCATCACGATCATCAATTTTGGTATGGGTAGCCCAATGGCGGCAACGATCATGGACCTCTTATCGGCCATTGCTCCAAAAGCAGTTTTATTCTTAGGAAAAACCGGCGGATTGAAAAAGAAAATTGGTGTTGGCGAGTTGATCTTACCGATTGCTGCCATCCGCGGAGAAGGAACCTCAAACGATTATTTCCCTTCGGAGGTGCCCTCCTTACCGGCCTTTGCGCTGCAGAAAGCAATTTCAACGACCATTCGTGATCATTCTAGGGACTATTGGACAGGTACTGTCTATACAACCAACAGACGCGTTTGGGAGCACGATAAGAACTTCAAGAAATACTTAAAAACGATCCGTGCAATGGCTGTGGATATGGAAACCGCTACCATCTTTAGCGTTGGTTTTGCAAACAAGATTCCAACTGGCGCCCTATTGCTCGTTTCGGACCAGCCGATGATTCCTGAAGGTGTAAAGACAGAGATTTCAGATGTGTCGGTTACTAAGTCTTATGTAGAGCAGCACCTGAAGATTGGAATCGATGCATTGAGCCAACTGATTAATAACGGCTTAACGGTGAAACATTTGAAGTTCTAA
- the clpX gene encoding ATP-dependent Clp protease ATP-binding subunit ClpX, translating into MSKSNSRDIHCSFCGISKNEAQMLIAGDGAHICDRCVQQAGEILAEELKQRKNKSLQTTLKLIRPKEIKEHLDQYVIGQDDAKKVISVAVYNHYKRLNQRVDNDETEIEKSNLIIVGETGTGKTLLAKTVAKILNVPFCIVDATVLTEAGYVGEDVESILTRLLQAADYDVAAAERGIIYIDEIDKIARKSDNPSITRDVSGEGVQQALLKILEGTNVNVPPQGGRKHPDQKMITVNTNNILFICGGAFDGIQKKIANRLRTQTVGYKMNDEEQEIDLNNLYKYITPQDLKNFGLIPELIGRLPVLTHLNPLDKETLLNILTEPKNALVKQYKKLFEYEGVNLKFDEAVYDFIVDKAWEFKLGARGLRSICEAIMLDAMFEIPTSKEHSNEKDLQITLDYAKNKFAKTDFKKLQVA; encoded by the coding sequence ATGAGTAAATCGAACAGTAGAGACATCCATTGCTCTTTTTGTGGCATCAGTAAAAATGAAGCCCAAATGCTTATCGCAGGCGATGGTGCCCACATCTGTGACAGATGTGTTCAACAAGCTGGAGAGATTTTGGCGGAGGAATTAAAGCAGAGAAAGAACAAGTCTTTACAGACGACTTTAAAGCTTATTCGTCCTAAAGAAATCAAAGAACATCTGGATCAATATGTTATTGGTCAGGATGACGCTAAGAAAGTAATTTCTGTAGCGGTTTACAATCACTACAAACGTTTGAATCAACGTGTTGACAACGATGAGACAGAGATTGAGAAATCAAACTTAATTATTGTTGGCGAGACGGGTACCGGAAAAACCTTATTGGCAAAAACGGTCGCTAAGATTCTAAATGTTCCGTTTTGTATTGTAGACGCAACTGTACTAACTGAAGCAGGCTATGTGGGTGAGGATGTGGAGAGTATTTTAACGCGTTTGTTGCAGGCGGCGGATTACGATGTAGCGGCAGCAGAGCGCGGTATCATCTACATTGATGAGATTGATAAGATTGCAAGAAAGAGCGATAATCCTTCAATTACCAGAGATGTGTCGGGAGAAGGTGTTCAACAGGCTTTATTGAAAATCTTAGAAGGTACAAATGTGAATGTTCCACCGCAGGGCGGTAGAAAGCATCCTGATCAGAAAATGATTACGGTGAACACGAATAACATCCTGTTTATTTGTGGTGGTGCATTTGATGGTATTCAAAAGAAAATTGCTAACCGCTTGCGCACGCAGACTGTTGGTTACAAAATGAACGACGAGGAACAAGAAATTGATTTAAATAATCTGTACAAGTACATCACTCCTCAGGATTTGAAAAACTTCGGTTTGATCCCTGAGTTGATTGGTCGTCTACCTGTATTGACACACTTAAATCCATTGGATAAAGAGACCTTGTTGAACATTTTGACAGAGCCTAAGAATGCTTTGGTTAAACAATACAAGAAGCTATTTGAATATGAGGGTGTTAACCTGAAGTTCGATGAGGCGGTATATGATTTTATCGTTGATAAAGCTTGGGAATTTAAATTAGGTGCTCGTGGTCTTCGAAGCATTTGTGAGGCGATTATGCTTGACGCGATGTTTGAGATACCGACCAGCAAGGAGCATAGCAACGAGAAGGACTTGCAAATTACGTTGGATTACGCGAAGAATAAGTTCGCCAAGACGGATTTCAAGAAGCTCCAAGTTGCATAA
- the clpP gene encoding ATP-dependent Clp endopeptidase proteolytic subunit ClpP, whose protein sequence is MDINKDEFRKYAIKHHRIGSQHVDGYISRLQQQIPSNLTPYIIEERQLNVAQMDVFSRLMMDRIIFLGDGINDQVANIVQAQLLFLQSTDAQRDIQIYINSPGGSVYAGLGIYDTMQYISPDVATICTGMAASMGAVLLVAGAKGKRAALRHSRVMIHQPSGGAQGVASDMEINLREMLKLKEELYTIIAEHSGQTYDWVEKSSDRDYWMRAAEAKEFGMIDEVLLPKKETK, encoded by the coding sequence ATGGATATCAATAAAGACGAATTCAGAAAATACGCGATTAAGCACCATAGAATTGGAAGTCAACACGTTGATGGCTATATTTCTCGCTTACAGCAACAAATTCCATCCAATCTTACGCCATACATTATCGAAGAGCGTCAATTGAACGTTGCGCAGATGGATGTGTTCTCGCGTTTGATGATGGACCGCATCATCTTTTTGGGTGATGGTATCAATGATCAAGTAGCAAACATCGTACAGGCACAGTTATTGTTCTTACAATCTACTGATGCTCAGCGTGATATTCAAATTTACATCAACTCTCCAGGTGGTAGTGTTTATGCAGGTTTAGGTATTTACGATACGATGCAGTATATTTCACCCGATGTTGCGACTATCTGTACAGGTATGGCCGCTTCGATGGGCGCTGTATTATTAGTTGCTGGAGCAAAAGGAAAGCGTGCAGCATTAAGACACTCGCGCGTGATGATTCACCAACCTTCGGGCGGTGCACAAGGTGTTGCTTCGGATATGGAGATCAACCTTCGTGAAATGTTGAAATTGAAAGAGGAATTGTACACGATTATCGCTGAGCACTCTGGCCAGACTTATGACTGGGTAGAGAAATCATCAGATCGTGATTATTGGATGCGTGCTGCCGAGGCCAAAGAATTTGGTATGATCGACGAAGTATTGCTTCCTAAAAAGGAAACAAAATAA
- a CDS encoding type I restriction enzyme HsdR N-terminal domain-containing protein produces MFRPVPLNLPPFPAKIIKKADQYFIFDELRKKHLLLTPEEWVRQHWVHHLHNEKGYPLSLMKIEGGLLLNTLQKRSDLVIYNTSGERILLAEFKAPTVKITENTFRQIANYNTIYKIPLLLVSNGLEHHYCSIDFDHGNFTFLSDLPTFAHEQ; encoded by the coding sequence ATGTTTAGGCCAGTCCCACTGAATTTACCCCCCTTTCCAGCGAAAATTATAAAGAAAGCCGATCAATATTTTATTTTTGATGAGCTTCGGAAAAAGCATTTATTGTTAACTCCGGAGGAATGGGTAAGGCAACATTGGGTTCATCACCTGCACAACGAGAAAGGTTACCCACTCTCGCTAATGAAAATTGAAGGCGGGCTACTGCTCAACACGCTACAGAAACGCAGCGATTTGGTAATTTACAATACTTCCGGCGAGCGCATTCTTTTGGCAGAGTTTAAGGCGCCGACTGTCAAAATTACCGAAAACACCTTTCGACAAATCGCGAATTACAATACTATTTATAAAATTCCGCTGCTTTTAGTCAGTAATGGACTTGAGCACCATTATTGTAGTATAGATTTCGATCATGGGAATTTCACATTTCTGTCGGATTTACCAACATTCGCCCATGAGCAATAG
- the holA gene encoding DNA polymerase III subunit delta has translation MNTQSILADIKKKKLSPIYLLHGEEPYFIDLISDAIEHQVLDEAQKGFDQSVVYGKETDFSTLISMAKRYPMMSDFQVIIVKEAQNLKWKDDDLLQKYLEHPTPTTVLVFAHKYGKFDKRKKSYKAMDKAGVVLESNKLYDDKVAGWITEQLGASGRKIHPQAAAMMADYLGTDLSKVANELEKLMLNVSAEQEIGPADIERNIGISKDFNVFELNTALSKRNSLKAFQIVNYFAANPKSNPIPVVIGSLGTYFTKILKYHYLPDKNSAAAAKALGVHPFFVKEYEYAARNFNRRKTFDIIHLIKEYDLKSKGMNVGHLTSHGDLMSELIYKILN, from the coding sequence ATGAATACCCAATCCATTTTAGCTGATATCAAGAAGAAAAAGCTTAGCCCGATTTATTTACTACATGGCGAGGAGCCTTACTTTATCGACCTCATATCGGATGCTATTGAGCATCAGGTACTCGATGAGGCGCAGAAAGGCTTTGATCAGTCGGTGGTCTATGGTAAGGAAACTGACTTCTCTACACTGATCAGTATGGCAAAGCGCTACCCTATGATGAGCGACTTTCAAGTTATCATTGTGAAAGAAGCGCAGAACCTGAAATGGAAGGATGATGATCTGCTGCAGAAGTATTTGGAACATCCTACACCGACAACGGTATTGGTTTTCGCGCATAAATATGGTAAGTTCGACAAGCGGAAAAAGTCGTATAAAGCGATGGATAAAGCGGGAGTGGTATTGGAGTCGAATAAGCTTTACGATGATAAAGTTGCCGGATGGATTACAGAGCAATTAGGCGCTAGTGGACGAAAGATTCATCCGCAGGCTGCAGCAATGATGGCCGACTATCTGGGTACTGATTTATCGAAGGTGGCTAACGAGCTCGAAAAGTTGATGCTCAATGTGTCGGCAGAGCAGGAGATTGGGCCGGCGGATATTGAGCGCAATATTGGTATCAGCAAGGATTTCAATGTGTTTGAACTGAATACGGCACTTTCCAAGCGAAATTCACTGAAGGCATTTCAAATCGTTAATTATTTTGCTGCGAATCCTAAATCCAACCCTATACCGGTGGTCATTGGTTCACTAGGTACCTACTTTACGAAGATCCTCAAATATCATTATCTACCGGATAAGAATTCAGCAGCGGCAGCAAAGGCACTTGGCGTGCACCCTTTCTTCGTGAAAGAGTATGAGTATGCCGCGAGAAATTTCAATCGCCGGAAAACTTTCGATATTATTCATTTGATCAAAGAGTACGACTTAAAATCGAAGGGTATGAATGTCGGTCACTTGACCAGCCATGGCGATTTAATGAGCGAACTAATCTATAAGATACTTAACTAA